One region of Emys orbicularis isolate rEmyOrb1 chromosome 4, rEmyOrb1.hap1, whole genome shotgun sequence genomic DNA includes:
- the LRFN5 gene encoding leucine-rich repeat and fibronectin type-III domain-containing protein 5: MEKLLLYLLFIGVAVRAQICPKRCVCQILSPNLATLCAKKGLLFVPPNIDRRTVELRLADNFVTNIKRKDFANMTSLVDLTLSRNTISFITPHAFADLRNLRALHLNSNRLTKITNDMFSGLSNLHHLILNNNQLTLISSTAFDDVLALEELDLSYNNLETIPWDAVEKMVSLHTLSLDHNMIDHIPKGTFSHLHKMTRLDVTSNKLQKLPPDPLFQRAQVLATSGIISPSTFALSFGGNPLHCNCELLWLRRLSREDDLETCASPPLLSGRYFWSIPEEEFLCEPPLITRHTHELRVLEGQRATLRCKARGDPEPAIHWISPEGKLISNATRSLVYDNGTLDILITTVKDTGSFTCIASNPAGEATQMVDLHIIKLPHLLNSTNHIHEPDPGSSDISTSTKSGSNASSNNGDTKVSQDKKVVVAEATSSTALLKFNFQRNIPGIRMFQIQYNGTYDDSLVYRMIPPTSKTFLVNNLAAGTVYDLCVLAIYDDGITSLTATRVVGCIQFTTEQDYVRCHFMQSQFLGGTMIIIIGGIIVASVLVFIIILMIRYKVCNNNGQHKVTKVSNVYSQTNGAQMQGCSGAMPPSMSKQVVGHEESVQCSRVPTDSVTQSSDTCSSQDSTTTTSALPHTWTSSASASQKQKRKPGPKPSSEPPSEALTNIESQNTNRNNSTALQLASRPPASAKGPPTYKRAQSKPSKFLTLPAETSRAKRRYSLNGELMEYHWYGNSQNTGGLWSKRSMSMNGMLIQSDNSDVDSGKATFSSSEWILESTV; the protein is encoded by the exons ATGGAAAAACTGCTTTTGTATCTGCTGTTCATTGGCGTAGCAGTGAGAGCCCAGATCTGCCCCAAGCGCTGTGTCTGTCAGATTTTGTCTCCAAATCTTGCAACCCTTTGTGCCAAGAAAGGGCTTTTATTTGTTCCCCCAAACATTGACAGAAGGACTGTGGAACTGCGACTGGCGGACAATTTTGTTACAAACATCAAAAGGAAAGATTTTGCCAACATGACCAGCCTTGTGGACCTGACACTATCCAGGAATACAATAAGTTTTATTACACCTCATGCATTTGCTGATTTGCGCAATTTGCGAGCTTTGCATTTGAACAGCAACAGGTTGACTAAGATCACCAATGACATGTTCAGTGGGCTTTCCAACCTGCACCATTTGATACTTAACAACAATCAGCTGACTTTAATTTCTTCCACAGCCTTTGATGATGTTTTAGCTCTTGAGGAACTGGATTTGTCCTATAACAATCTAGAAACTATCCCTTGGGATGCTGTGGAGAAGATGGTTAGCTTGCACACACTCAGCTTAGACCACAATATGATTGACCACATTCCTAAGGGGACTTTCTCCCATCTCCACAAGATGACCAGGTTAGATGTCACATCAAATAAATTGCAGAAGCTGCCCCCTGATCCTCTCTTTCAACGAGCTCAGGTATTAGCAACCTCAGGAATCATCAGCCCCTCTACTTTTGCATTAAGCTTTGGTGGAAACCCTTTGCATTGCAACTGTGAACTCCTGTGGCTGAGGCGTCTTTCCAGAGAAGATGACCTAGAGACTTGCGCTTCTCCTCCACTGTTATCTGGTCGGTATTTTTGGTCAATCCCAGAGGAAGAGTTCCTGTGTGAACCCCCTCTCATTACTAGACATACCCATGAGCTCAGAGTGCTGGAGGGTCAACGGGCAACTCTGAGATGTAAGGCCCGGGGGGATCCAGAGCCAGCCATTCATTGGATTTCACCAGAAGGCAAACTTATTTCAAATGCAACGAGGTCGCTGGTGTACGACAATGGAACGCTAGACATACTTATAACAACTGTGAAGGATACAGGCTCCTTCACCTGCATAGCGTCGAACCCTGCAGGAGAAGCCACTCAAATGGTGGATCTTCACATAATCAAACTTCCTCACTTGCTAAACAGTACAAACCACATTCACGAGCCTGACCCTGGCTCCTCGGACATCTCGACCTCCACCAAGTCAGGGTCAAATGCTAGTAGTAATAATGGGGATACTAAAGTCAGTCAGGATAAGAAAGTTGTAGTAGCAGAAGCAACATCATCCACTGCGCTACTCAAATTTAATTTTCAAAGAAATATACCTGGAATACGTATGTTCCAAATCCAGTACAATGGTACTTACGATGACTCACTTGTTTACAG AATGATACCTCCCACGAGCAAAACCTTCCTGGTCAACAACCTGGCCGCTGGGACTGTCTACGACCTGTGTGTCTTGGCAATCTATGACGACGGCATCACCTCCCTCACGGCCACCAGGGTCGTCGGGTGCATACAGTTTACGACCGAGCAGGATTATGTCCGTTGCCATTTCATGCAATCCCAGTTCCTGGGCGGCACCATGATTATCATCATCGGTGGGATTATCGTGGCCTCCGTGCTCGTGTTCATCATCATCCTCATGATCCGCTACAAGGTGTGTAACAACAACGGGCAGCACAAGGTGACCAAGGTCAGCAATGTTTATTCTCAGACCAACGGCGCTCAGATGCAAGGCTGCAGTGGTGCGATGCCCCCGTCGATGTCCAAACAGGTCGTCGGGCATGAGGAGAGCGTCCAGTGCTCCAGAGTCCCCACTGACAGTGTGACTCAGTCCTCAGACACTTGCTCAAGCCAGGACTCCACTACCACTACCTCTGCACTGCCTCACACGTGGACTTCCAGCGCGTCGGCCTCCCAAAAGCAGAAGAGAAAGCCTGGGCCAAAGCCAAGCAGCGAGCCACCGAGCGAAGCTCTCACAAATATCGAGTCCCAGAACACTAACCGAAATAACTCCACTGCACTGCAGCTAGCTAGTCGTCCCCCGGCCTCTGCCAAAGGGCCCCCCACCTACAAAAGAGCACAATCAAAGCCAAGTAAGTTTCTCACTTTGCCAGCTGAAACATCCAGAGCAAAGCGCAGGTACTCCCTGAACGGAGAATTAATGGAATACCATTGGTATGGTAACTCCCAGAACACAGGTGGATTATGGTCTAAAAGGAGCATGTCTATGAATGGGATGCTAATTCAGTCAGACAATTCTGATGTGGATAGTGGAAAAGCAACTTTCTCGAGTTCTGAGTGGATATTGGAAAGCACTGTGTGA